In the genome of Cryptomeria japonica chromosome 8, Sugi_1.0, whole genome shotgun sequence, one region contains:
- the LOC131032286 gene encoding RING-H2 finger protein ATL32-like — MNFTALTPADDGSFYSPNNLRPITPIKVARLADNKSRDASDGDNQDPYNPNLNWSVMIIGIILICIFCFVSILSIYARRRARRAFGQAGNNTNYWDGTQGLDPAVIESFPIFSYNRLKGLKAQPKFSDCAVCLTDFKEHEMLRLLPKCSHAFHPECIDLWLSSNTTCPVCRTSFLPADDSEPTVTDFDILQPQTRLAPPEENMVVIDNGHRSSNPADFANNQATIEASGNDSTGYSLLRVRKELDQGTQWFIASGEGLTPGLHWSCSFVANRKISQESASSSAPPTWSRLGNSLVDTGRRSTSERWESVSVRPPSLERSFSERFLSQGSDQIGSEQQDSSFEEDVELVDGKRHTRRRDGPFGGRIGVPWGSK, encoded by the coding sequence ATGAATTTCACTGCACTGACCCCAGCAGATGACGGAAGCTTTTACTCCCCCAACAATCTGAGACCCATTACGCCTATCAAAGTAGCGAGACTGGCAGATAACAAAAGCCGAGATGCTTCGGATGGGGATAACCAAGACCCTTACAACCCGAATTTGAATTGGTCCGTAATGATCATTGGCATCATTCTCATCTGCATTTTCTGTTTCGTTTCTATCTTGTCCATCTATGCCCGCCGCCGAGCAAGGAGAGCTTTCGGGCAAGCGGGTAATAATACCAATTACTGGGATGGGACACAGGGTCTGGATCCAGCCGTCATTGAGAGTTTTCCCATTTTCAGCTACAACAGGTTAAAGGGCCTCAAAGCCCAGCCCAAATTCTCTGACTGTGCCGTCTGCCTCACAGACTTCAAGGAGCATGAGATGCTACGGTTGCTTCCCAAGTGCAGCCACGCGTTCCATCCAGAGTGCATCGATTTGTGGCTCTCCTCCAACACAACTTGTCCCGTTTGCCGAACGAGCTTTCTGCCCGCCGACGACTCCGAACCCACCGTAACGGACTTCGATATCCTCCAACCGCAGACGCGGCTGGCGCCTCCCGAGGAGAATATGGTTGTTATAGACAACGGACACCGATCGAGCAATCCTGCGGATTTTGCGAACAACCAAGCAACGATTGAGGCATCTGGCAACGATTCAACAGGGTACTCGTTATTAAGGGTGCGTAAGGAATTGGATCAGGGCACGCAGTGGTTCATCGCTTCGGGTGAGGGCCTCACGCCCGGGTTGCACTGGAGCTGCAGCTTTGTTGCAAACCGTAAAATTTCGCAGGAGTCGGCTAGTTCTAGTGCGCCGCCAACATGGTCTAGACTGGGCAACTCTTTGGTAGACACGGGGCGCAGATCCACATCGGAAAGATGGGAGAGCGTTTCTGTGCGTCCGCCATCGTTGGAAAGAAGTTTTTCTGAGCGATTTTTATCTCAGGGTAGCGATCAAATCGGGTCCGAGCAGCAGGATAGCTCGTTTGAAGAGGATGTTGAGTTGGTCGATGGGAAGAGACATACGAGGAGACGGGACGGACCGTTCGGAGGACGGATCGGTGTCCCATGGGGGTCAAAGTGA